From Drosophila yakuba strain Tai18E2 chromosome 2L, Prin_Dyak_Tai18E2_2.1, whole genome shotgun sequence, one genomic window encodes:
- the LOC6527110 gene encoding tyrosine-protein phosphatase non-receptor type 21, protein MPLKFLKKCRQYNVTSKSLFVISVHHLLDTSSTVDCTISSESKGQECLDNVCQRLLIQQPEFFGLRYLVKGKDKEDEFKWIDLERSLSRQLEKYAAGPKIYLRVRHYVTTGVRHLSDEATRFYYFLQLKSDIYEGRIACDIRTAILLALYCRQAEYDSYQGDKQSKDYLKKSLVLPRNMQGLANDDSMLEGLIVEVLQQQAGIAHLSQSQAEEMYIQCCQQLEGYGEERFAAKDTLGNDLLLGLAINGMVVNADNGRQYFPWKDFHTVTIDKRTIKIEQNKLDGGGSIVGSFIFGEADTARYFWKLTISQHKFFKRYIDTATPSSLGSGADAESGPLGVDSVGYVDYDYNEAAAAEQLQLQQHQQQQQHIQQQQQIQQQQMISSNISLAASANQMLGQSTSCLDLSNNNLHSSSGMLHHGSSNNNNNNEERERLKAMLPTYRPAPDYETAVQLKYRTPSAEFHNVALAMAAPGNAYYAGSQPDVHNPGMHNENLLYGHMTAHRYPDVAQPAAALHHHINLYQAQHQPQSHPQPMSAAQAYLELSQRMHMMRHKAPPPYVNRLSSSSTPDLAVATPRSLQGFRNYVSGSSPDLVSNRSLFNGGQYVALPAGGHAGNIPTSSGATMLHQYQYVSHMGHSQPYLPPHGTFENLNMIEEQPSIMSQLRQSAMSQAAAAAAGSVVTQSSPTLPPSGYRSSVPPPASSPLPPPVVASSHKSATPAPLQRSLVNGSIEPIYENVPLPQRASGGSSGAANAEAMRQRASSIQSAPGVVPVPAARNASSNNVVTVTVNSPPDDGNMKMYGADRAASTELLFLEPQAPKRTNRAASAAPDMGAAPPPRQHRSTASLNKSTTVDMITPAGETLQQQFSAMNLSANTSASTSSMFNSTLDTTSSSAASKDLKRKKRWNFLSRSKTPDKQKSATLGREKATTAGQHSKLAAKLKLAQDDLNLPNRWSTGVNKPQPISGRYSKDKLCQILDQKLGDSQLFMEFERIPKRREHALYECALLEENEPKNHDPNFLPYDDNRVRLTPSMDNRHGYVNASSISATVGTKQRFYIVAQSPQESLTMRIFWQCVWEADVYLVVQLTEDMSYIPRSSHQRLEFGQFQVYQEFSQTTDRCTTIKLRLYHVPSRRYRSVWYLQYADWAEQNCPRDVNHFLDFLEELNSVRLASTQEVPPGHNTNPPVLLHCLEGGGRSGVTLTADLLLYTLDHNEDLDIPRVIGQLRHQRDSIIPSLAQYKFIYNLLITYLKRTRLI, encoded by the exons ATGCCATTAAAGTTCTTGAAAAAGTGTCGCCAGTACAATGTTACGTCCAagagtttgtttgttataTCAGTGCATCACCTGCTGG ACACCTCCAGCACGGTGGACTGCACGATCAGCTCGGAGAGCAAGGGGCAGGAGTGCCTGGACAACGTTTGCCAGCGCTTGCTGATCCAGCAGCCGGAGTTCTTTGGCCTGCGCTACCTGGTCAAGGGCAAGGACAAGGAGGACGAGTTCAAATGGATCGACCTGGAGCGCTCGCTCAGCCGGCAGCTGGAGAAGTATGCGGCGGGGCCGAAGATCTATCTGCGTGTGCGTCACTATGTGACCACCGGTGTGCGCCACTTGAGCGACGAAGCCACCCGCTTCTACTACTTCCTGCAGCTGAAGAGCGACATCTACGAGGGCCGCATCGCCTGTGACATCCGCACGGCCATACTGCTGGCTCTCTACTGCCGCCAGGCGGAGTACGACAGCTACCAGGGCGACAAACAGAGCAAGGACTACCTGAAGAAGTCACTAGTCCTGCCGCGCAACATGCAGGGCCTGGCCAACGATGACAGCATGCTGGAGGGACTGATCGTGGAGGTCCTGCAGCAACAGGCGGGAATTGCACATCTGAGTCAGAGCCAGGCGGAGGAGATGTACATACAGTGCTGCCAGCAGCTGGAGGGGTATGGGGAGGAACGCTTCGCGGCCAAGGACACGCTCGGCAATGATTTACTGCTGGGCCTGGCCATCAACGGTATGGTGGTGAACGCGGACAACGGGCGTCAGTATTTTCCATGGAAGGACTTCCACACGGTAACCATAGACAAGCGAACGATCAAGATCGAGCAGAACAAGCTGGACGGCGGCGGAAGCATCGTGGGAAGCTTCATATTCGGCGAGGCGGACACGGCACGTTACTTCTGGAAGCTCACCATCAGCCAGCACAAGTTTTTCAAGCGCTACATTGACACAGCCACGCCCTCGAGCCTGGGAAGTGGTGCGGATGCGGAGAGTGGTCCGTTGGGCGTTGATAGCGTGGGTTATGTGGATTACGATTATAATGAAGCAGCGGCCGCcgagcaactgcaactgcaacagcatcagcagcaacagcaacatatccagcagcagcaacagattcagcagcagcaaatgatTTCCTCCAACATTTCGCTAGCTGCCAGCGCGAACCAAATGTTGGGACAAAGCACCTCCTGTCTGGATctgagcaacaacaacctgCACAGTAGCAGTGGCATGTTGCACCAcgggagcagcaacaacaacaataacaatgagGAGCGGGAGCGCCTGAAAGCCATGCTGCCCACATACCGCCCGGCACCAGACTATGAGACGGCGGTGCAACTAAAGTACCGCACACCATCGGCGGAATTCCACAACGTGGCACTGGCAATGGCCGCGCCCGGAAATGCCTACTATGCAGGCTCCCAGCCGGATGTCCACAATCCGGGCATGCACAACGAGAACTTGCTGTATGGTCATATGACTGCGCATCGTTATCCGGACGTGGCCCAGCCGGCCGCTGCCCTACACCACCATATCAACCTGTACCAGGCGCAGCATCAACCGCAGTCACATCCACAGCCAATGAGCGCAGCCCAGGCGTACCTGGAGCTCTCGCAACGCATGCACATGATGCGTCACAAGGCCCCCCCGCCGTATGTCAATCGGCTGAGTTCCTCCTCCACGCCCGATCTGGCCGTGGCCACTCCCCGTTCCCTTCAAGGCTTTCGCAACTACGTAAGCGGCTCCTCGCCGGATCTAGTCTCCAACCGCAGCCTCTTCAATGGCGGCCAGTACGTTGCTCTGCCCGCTGGCGGACATGCCGGCAACATCCCCACATCCTCCGGAGCCACCATGCTGCACCAGTACCAGTATGTGAGCCACATGGGGCACTCACAGCCCTACCTGCCCCCGCACGGCACCTTCGAGAACCTCAACATGATTGAGGAGCAGCCGTCCATTATGTCCCAGCTGCGACAGTCGGCGATGAGTcaggcagcagctgcagctgccggTTCTGTGGTAACGCAAAG TTCACCCACCCTGCCGCCAAGTGGCTATCGTAGTTCTGTACCCCCGCCAGCCAGCAGTCCGCTTCCACCACCGGTTGTGGCTTCGTCCCATAAATCGGCGACGCCAGCGCCTTTACAGAGGAGCTTGGTGAATGGGTCCATCGAGCCAATCTACGAAAACGTACCCCTGCCACAGAGAGCCTCCGGTGGCAGCAGTGGCGCTGCTAATGCTGAGGCTATGCGTCAAAGAGCTTCGTCCATACAGTCCGCTCCCGGCGTTGTTCCTGTTCCAGCTGCTCGAAACGCCAGCTCCAACAACGTGGTTACTGTAACGGTGAATTCCCCGCCCGACGATGGGAACATGAAAATGTACGGCGCAGACCGAGCAGCAAGCACGGAGCTGCTGTTCCTAGAACCGCAGGCTCCCAAGCGGACCAACAGAGCCGCCAGTGCAGCGCCTGATATGGGAGCCGCACCTCCGCCACGACAACATCGCTCGACAGCCAGCCTAAACAAGTCGACGACGGTTGACATGATCACGCCGGCCGGAGAAacactgcagcagcagttcaGTGCCATGAATCTTTCTGCCAACACATCTGCTTCCACTTCCTCCATGTTCAACTCAACGCTGGACACCACGTCGTCATCGGCGGCCAGCAAAGACTTAAAACGCAAGAAGCGCTGGAACTTCTTGTCACGTAGCAAAACTCCCGACAAACAGAAGTCTGCGACGCTGGGCAGGGAAAAGGCCACAACGGCAGGTCAGCACTCCAAGCTGGCGGCAAAGCTGAAGCTAGCTCAAGACGATCTCAACCTGCCAAATCGTTGGTCAACGGGCGTCAACAAGCCGCAGCCCATTTCCGGACGATATTCCAAGGACAAACTG TGCCAAATACTAGATCAAAAACTAGGTGACTCGCAGCTATTCATGGAGTTTGAACGCATACCGAAGCGACGGGAGCACGCCCTATACGAGTGCGCCCTGCTGGAAGAGAACGAGCCAAAGAACCACGACCCAAACTTTTTACCCTACGACGACAACAGAGTGCGACTGACCCCATCGATGGATAACCGGCATGGTTACGTAAATGCTTCCTCCATATCT GCCACCGTGGGCACAAAGCAGCGGTTTTACATTGTGGCCCAGTCGCCACAAGAGTCGCTAACCATGCGCATCTTCTGGCAGTGTGTGTGGGAGGCTGATGTGTATTTGGTGGTCCAGCTCACTGAGGATATGAGTTATATTCCTCGAAGCAGTCATCAGCGTCTCGAGTTTGGTCAG TTCCAAGTGTATCAGGAATTTTCACAAACCACCGATCGATGCACCACCATTAAGCTGCGCCTTTACCACGTACCATCGCGTCGTTACCGCTCCGTTTGGTATCTGCAGTACGCTGACTGGGCGGAGCAGAATTGTCCACGCGATGTGAATCACTTCCTCGATTTCCTCGAGGAGCTGAATTCCGTGAGACTGGCATCCACACAAGAAGTTCCTCCGGGACACAACACAAACCCACCGGTTCTTCTTCACTGTCTGGAGGGAGGCGGCCGTTCCGGAGTGACACTGACTGCCGATCTTTTGCTGTACACCTTGGACCACAACGAG GACCTAGATATACCTCGTGTCATTGGGCAGCTAAGGCATCAACGAGACAGCATTATACCATCCCTGGCGCAATACAAGTTCATATACAATCTGCTGATTACCTATTTGAAGCGCACGAGGCTGATCTGA